A genomic window from Silene latifolia isolate original U9 population chromosome 11, ASM4854445v1, whole genome shotgun sequence includes:
- the LOC141613907 gene encoding uncharacterized protein LOC141613907: MSPQANTILLALIPKNHVVTSVLDFRPLACCTVFYKTASKILCIRFKPLLQSIVWKEQGAFVEGRWKISLINTVILGMEQYWCVTLLIPKGVLNLITKFCKNFLWNSEEGQRKLVMKSWSSCCVPHTEGGYDIKEVLSWNKSIIIEWLWAIDNNSDSLWSIWNQVYNIKSANFWTMPIRAYHSESWRSILIVRNDLIARAGSLETTRRILSNCTKGGRLKLILIYDHFREKALRISGYRGVWQRAVLPKHSFIMVLAMQGRLATIDKLNQKGTCLVNQCIMCKAANETHTHLFFKCSFNAAVWKGVLQWLAMQDRTLDMRRELRWITNRRVRRDWKPHWYSSCLNAAVYSLWEERNTRIFRVLAFYKCNSEL; the protein is encoded by the exons ATGTCACCACAAGCTAACACTATTCTTTTAGCTTTGATTCCTAAGAACCACGTGGTTACATCTGTGCTGGACTTCAGACCTTTGGCCTGTTGTACAGTTTTTTACAAGACTGCGAGCAAAATTCTTTGTATTAGGTTTAAACCCTTACTACAAAGTATAGTATGGAAGGAGCAAGGTGCTTTTGTGGAAGGGAGAT GGAAGATCAGTTTGATAAACACTGTTATTTTAGGGATGGAACAATACTGGTGTGTAACCCTGCTGATACCAAAAGGAGTTTTAAACCTCATCACGAAATTTTGCAAGAACTTTTTGTGGAATTCGGAGGAAGGTCAAAGGAAGTTGGTAATGAAAAGCTGGTCATCTTGCTGCGTTCCACATACTGAAGGAGGCTATGATATTAAGGAAGTCTTGTCATGGAACAAAAGCATTATAATTGAATGGTTATGGGCAATTGACAATAACTCTGACAGCTTGTGGTCTATCTGGAATCAGGTGTATAATATTAAGTCTGCTAACTTTTGGACTATGCCAATCAGAGCTTACCATTCAGAAAGTTGGAGGAGTATTCTGATTGTGAGGAATGATTTGATAGCCAGAGCAGGTAGTCTGGAAACAACAAGGAGGATACTAAGCAACTGTACTAAGGGGGGCAGGTTGAAACTCATCTTGATATATGATCATTTTAGAGAAAAAGCACTGAGGATAAGCGGGTATAGAGGAGTGTGGCAGAGAGCAGTTTTACCTAAACACAGTTTTATAATGGTACTTGCAATGCAAGGACGATTAGCTACTATTGATAAACTTAATCAGAAGGGGACCTGCCTAGTGAATCAGTGTATTATGTGTAAGGCAGCAAATGAGACACACACTCATCTGTtcttcaaatgctcctttaatgcGGCTGTTTGGAAGGGAGTGTTGCAGTGGCTGGCTATGCAAGATAGAACACTGGATATGAGAAGGGAATTGCGTTGGATTACAAACAGAAGGGTGAGGAGAGATTGGAAGCCTCACTGGTACTCTAGCTGTCTAAATGCCGCAGTCTATAGTCTTTGGGAAGAAAGGAATACAAGGATTTTTCGAG ttttagcattttacaagtgCAACTCTGAGTTGTAA
- the LOC141613909 gene encoding uncharacterized protein LOC141613909, with product MAKTRARNKQVPSDDTGDLTETTGEGTLTDEVTNEVVMPDNSLDLTNSGTNISAIVGQLLNLTVLLDKPVDTTTPPAAGIDIPSSSTIPSLVTDLGIGTKSWSTIAKPKQGMSLHFCDTSADTKTVVVEEDDVIDEIKFWQNTLMGNFLGSKPKIKEVDEYVLKYWKNTDRPIVQYYKKGWYTFRFLSERDMNEILKGGPWNMGTSTLVLKQWTPTFSKEMDSVSTVPTWVLFLDLDPFMWSEKVLSKMASVAGKPLFADPPTTYKSKLSVARVPVEVDVAGDLPTAVQLHSPYHGETTQRIIYEWLPHYCHCCRKLGHTKEKCKFTKLNNKIDALKSKKVTQIYKPVQHSETQDSGSNLLGHSSLKLGEGSVSGDVVTDSECPELGSSPTDSKVVLLPNDVGTGSGCKVLGPTSSAAVVTGDQTEEALVVRRHEHSGISIHNSYSVLHTEGDMEEGRQVEDNGEPPDPGDFNIVRAMEERIGLNPPSLTKILAFNQCLLDNNLDDVQRFGCEHTWTNKRDVEARYPHTQVIILPSGISDHSPLLVQIKEAYQIKNKFSYLNYWEEHKDYGNIVAQARDMSIRGNAMFKLFAKSKNVRKQLIGLHKTSYSGLSIKVRQAKHDLDECQKQVQGAPLDPHLLEKEKDAPNSYFFAKIAVRRNQSIISKINDRGGNLREGITEVNAAFVDYYQCLLGGRVEIIDLPIEYIEGPRIQESNWPQLCRPVEEMDIKKALFSIDSNNSPGQDGFSS from the exons ATGGCTAAAACTCGCGCTCGTAATAAGCAAGTTCCATCAGATGATACTGGTGACCTTACAGAAACGACTGGGGAGGGAACACTCACAGACGAAGTTACAAATGAAGTGGTGATGCCGGATAATTCACTGGACTTGACGAATTCTGGTACTAATATAAGTGCTATTGTTGGTCAATTGCTGAACCTTACTGTGTTATTGGATAAACCGGTGGATACAACTACTCCTCCTGCAGCAGGTATTGATATTCCATCTAGTTCGACTATTCCATCTTTGGTAACTGATTTAGGTATTGGAACTAAATCTTGGAGTACAATAGCAAAACCAAAACAGGGAATGAGTTTACATTTTTGTGATACCAGTGCTGATACTAAAACGGTTGTAGTAGAGGAGGATGATGTAATCGATGAAATCAAATTTTGGCAAAACACATTAATGGGGAATTTTCTGGGTTCTAAACCGAAAATTAAGGAAGTGGATGAATATGTTCTGAAATACTGGAAGAATACTGATAGACCTATTGTGCAATATTATAAAAAAGGCTGGTATACCTTTCGATTTCTTTCTGAACGCGATATGAATGAGATTCTTAAAGGAGGTCCTTGGAACATGGGTACCAGTACGCTGGTTTTAAAACAATGGACACCTACTTTTTCCAAAGAAATGGATTCAGTATCCACAGTCCCAACATGGGTATTGTTTCTTGATTTGGATCCTTTTATGTGGTCAGAGAAGGTGTTGAGTAAAATGGCTAGTGTCGCAGGGAAGCCCCTCTTCGCTGATCCGCCCACTACATACAAGTCTAAGCTTTCCGTTGCTCGTGTCCCGGTGGAAGTAGATGTAGCAGGTGACCTGCCTACTGCTGTGCAACTTCATTCACCTTATCATGGGGAAACCACACAGCGGATTATATATGAGTGGCTGCCACATTATTGCCACTGTTGTAGAAAATTGGGACACACAAAGGAGAAATGCAAATTTACTAAACTGAACAATAAGATTGATGCACTGAAGTCAAAAAAAGTGACACAGATTTACAAACCAGTCCAACACTCAGAAACTCAGGACTCAGGAAGTAACTTGTTAGGCCATAGCTCCCTGAAATTAGGAGAGGGGTCTGTTTCTGGTGACGTGGTAACAGACTCAGAATGTCCTGAACTAGGTTCATCTCCCACTGATTCAAAggtagttcttcttcctaatgaTGTAGGGACAGGTTCAGGATGCAAAGTGCTAGGTCCAACGAGTTCTGCTGCTGTTGTGACAGGTGATCAGACTGAGGAAGCATTGGTTGTAAGGAGGCATGAACACTCTGGTATCTCTATACATAATTCTTATTCAGTGCTGCATACTGAGGGGGATATGGAAGAGGGACGGCAAGTGGAGGATAATGGAGAACCACCTGATCCTG GGGATTTCAATATTGTTAGGGCTATGGAGGAGAGGATTGGCCTTAATCCACCTTCATTAACTAAGATTCTTGCATTTAATCAATGTCTATTGGATAATAATTTGGATGATGTTCAGCGCTTTGGTTGTGAACACACTTGGACTAACAAGAGAGATGTGGAGGCTAGA TACCCTCATACTCAGGTGATAATTCTGCCATCTGGGATTTCAGACCACTCACCACTTTTGGTTCAGATAAAAGAAGCTTACCAGATTAAAAACAAATTCAGCTACTTAAATTACTGGGAAGAGCACAAGGATTATGGTAATATTGTTGCTCAAGCGCGGGATATGTCAATAAGGGGTAATGCTATGTTTAAGCTGTTTGCCAAGTCAAAGAATGTAAGGAAACAGTTAATAGGCCTTCACAAGACAAGTTACTCAGGGTTATCTATCAAGGTTAGACAAGCAAAACATGACTTGGATGAATGCCAAAAGCAAGTTCAGGGGGCTCCTCTGGACCCTCACCTTCTCGAGAAAGAGAAA GATGCCCCCAACAGTTATTTCTTTGCAAAAATAGCTGTAAGAAGGAATCAAAGTATTATTAGTAAAATCAATGATAGAGGAGGAAATCTAAGGGAAGGAATTACTGAGGTTAATGCTGCGTTTGTGGATTATTATCAATGCCTCTTGGGTGGAAGAGTGGAAATTATTGATTTGCCTATTGAGTATATAGAGGGACCAAGGATACAGGAATCAAACTGGCCACAGTTGTGTAGACCAGTGGAAGAAATGGACATTAAAAAAGCATTGTTCTCAATTGATTCCAATAACAGTCCGGGACAGGATGGTTTCTCTTCTTAG